From Salvelinus namaycush isolate Seneca chromosome 27, SaNama_1.0, whole genome shotgun sequence, the proteins below share one genomic window:
- the LOC120022138 gene encoding nuclear inhibitor of protein phosphatase 1-like isoform X2 — MAANPSTNTPLFDCPSWAGKPPPGLHLDVVKGDKLVEKLIIDEKKYYLFGRNPDLCDFTIDHQSCSRIHSALVYHRHLKRVFLIDLNSTHGTFLGRIRLEPHKPQQVPIDSTMSFGASTRVYTLREKPQTQTNTIPGGEVKAGEDEELKGLLGLPEEETELENLTEFNTAHNKRISTLTIEDGNLDIVRPKRKRRSSRVSFSEEEEVINPEDVDPSVGRFRNMVQTAVVPIKKRKMEGHATLGLEDSVARRMQNFPFSGGLYGDLPPTIGESGSLPATAQGGATILGGLPLVFPNPAPEVDLSPTSASAQPFVTPIPAVNLALAPGPYTAEALNEPRKKKYAKEAWPGKKPTPSLLI, encoded by the exons ATGGCAGCAAACCCAAGCACAAACACACCTCTTTTTGACTGCCCGTCATG GGCAGGGAAACCTCCCCCTGGACTCCATCTAGATGTGGTGAAGGGAGACAAGCTAGTAGAG AAGCTAATCATTGATGAAAAGAAATACTACCTGTTTGGGCGGAACCCAGACTTGTGTGACTTCACGATAGACCACCAGTCGTGTTCTCGTATCCACTCAGCCCTGGTCTACCACAGACACCTCAAGAGGGTTTTCCTGATCGACCTCAACAGCA CGCATGGTACATTCCTGGGTCGTATCCGTCTGGAGCCCCACAAGCCCCAGCAGGTGCCCATCGACTCCACCATGTCGTTCGGGGCATCCACGCGGGTCTACACCCTGAGAGAGAAGCCCCAGACCCAGACCAACACCATACCTGGAGGGGAGGTGAAGGCAGGGGAGGACGAGGAGCTCAAAGGACTGCTGGGTCTACCTGAGGAGGAGACTGAGctggag AACCTGACCGAGTTCAACACGGCCCACAACAAGCGTATCTCCACCCTGACCATTGAGGATGGCAACCTGGACATTGTGAGGcccaagaggaagaggaggagtagcAGGGTCTCCttcagtgaggaggaggaggtcatCAACCCAG AGGACGTCGACCCATCAGTAGGGCGCTTCAGGAACATGGTACAGACTGCTGTTGTCCCGATCAAG AAGAGGAAGATGGAGGGTCACGCTACACTAGGTCTGGAGGACTCTGTGGCCAGACGCATGCAGAACTTCCCTTTCAGTGGAGGGCTCTATGGAGACCTCCCACCCACCATTGGAGAGTCCGGCTCCCTCCCCGCCACGGCCCAGGGTGGAGCTACTATCCTGGGGGGCCTGCCGCTAGTCTTCCCTAACCCTGCTCCAGAGGTGGACCTCTCCCCCACCTCAGCCTCAGCACAGCCCTTCGTCACTCCCATCCCTGCTGTTAACCTCGCCCTCGCCCCCGGACCCTACACCGCCGAGGCTCTCAACGAACCACGCAAGAAGAAATACGCCAAGGAGGCGTGGCCAGGGAAGAAGCCCACCCCTTCTCTTCTAATATAA
- the LOC120022138 gene encoding nuclear inhibitor of protein phosphatase 1-like isoform X1, with amino-acid sequence MFSLFPSNQLLIRCECNYQVEQNQQVPDLIGAGKPPPGLHLDVVKGDKLVEKLIIDEKKYYLFGRNPDLCDFTIDHQSCSRIHSALVYHRHLKRVFLIDLNSTHGTFLGRIRLEPHKPQQVPIDSTMSFGASTRVYTLREKPQTQTNTIPGGEVKAGEDEELKGLLGLPEEETELENLTEFNTAHNKRISTLTIEDGNLDIVRPKRKRRSSRVSFSEEEEVINPEDVDPSVGRFRNMVQTAVVPIKKRKMEGHATLGLEDSVARRMQNFPFSGGLYGDLPPTIGESGSLPATAQGGATILGGLPLVFPNPAPEVDLSPTSASAQPFVTPIPAVNLALAPGPYTAEALNEPRKKKYAKEAWPGKKPTPSLLI; translated from the exons atgttttcattgttcccctctaatcagttACTGATTAGGTGTGAGTgcaattatcaggtagaacagaaccaGCAGGTTCCggacctcatagg GGCAGGGAAACCTCCCCCTGGACTCCATCTAGATGTGGTGAAGGGAGACAAGCTAGTAGAG AAGCTAATCATTGATGAAAAGAAATACTACCTGTTTGGGCGGAACCCAGACTTGTGTGACTTCACGATAGACCACCAGTCGTGTTCTCGTATCCACTCAGCCCTGGTCTACCACAGACACCTCAAGAGGGTTTTCCTGATCGACCTCAACAGCA CGCATGGTACATTCCTGGGTCGTATCCGTCTGGAGCCCCACAAGCCCCAGCAGGTGCCCATCGACTCCACCATGTCGTTCGGGGCATCCACGCGGGTCTACACCCTGAGAGAGAAGCCCCAGACCCAGACCAACACCATACCTGGAGGGGAGGTGAAGGCAGGGGAGGACGAGGAGCTCAAAGGACTGCTGGGTCTACCTGAGGAGGAGACTGAGctggag AACCTGACCGAGTTCAACACGGCCCACAACAAGCGTATCTCCACCCTGACCATTGAGGATGGCAACCTGGACATTGTGAGGcccaagaggaagaggaggagtagcAGGGTCTCCttcagtgaggaggaggaggtcatCAACCCAG AGGACGTCGACCCATCAGTAGGGCGCTTCAGGAACATGGTACAGACTGCTGTTGTCCCGATCAAG AAGAGGAAGATGGAGGGTCACGCTACACTAGGTCTGGAGGACTCTGTGGCCAGACGCATGCAGAACTTCCCTTTCAGTGGAGGGCTCTATGGAGACCTCCCACCCACCATTGGAGAGTCCGGCTCCCTCCCCGCCACGGCCCAGGGTGGAGCTACTATCCTGGGGGGCCTGCCGCTAGTCTTCCCTAACCCTGCTCCAGAGGTGGACCTCTCCCCCACCTCAGCCTCAGCACAGCCCTTCGTCACTCCCATCCCTGCTGTTAACCTCGCCCTCGCCCCCGGACCCTACACCGCCGAGGCTCTCAACGAACCACGCAAGAAGAAATACGCCAAGGAGGCGTGGCCAGGGAAGAAGCCCACCCCTTCTCTTCTAATATAA